A window of Micromonospora eburnea genomic DNA:
CATGATCGTCTCCGTCCGTCATCGCCACCCTACCCACGGACGGTGGAGACCGAATCACGCCGGACCGGGATCGGACACCGGCCCGGAAACGGGCTACTCGGCCGGCGCGGTCCCGCCCAGCTCGACCGGCCAGGTGCCGGCCAGCTCACTGAGCCGGGCGGCCGCCGCGGCCGGGTCGGCCCCCCGCCCCACGGCCACCCCCAACAGGTACGCGGTGACCGGCGCACCCGGACGTAGCACCTGGTGGGCGACGTCCCGGGCCAGGTCGAGCACGACCGGCACCGACACCTCACCCGGGTCGAGCCCCAGCTCGGCGCAGGCCGCCGTGACCCAGTCGTCCATCACCGTCATCGTGTCCACTCCTCGGCCCGGCGTACGTCCTCGTCAGTGTCGCAGTCGAACCAGGGCGGCGGCCCCGAGCCGGACCAGGACACCTCCCGTACGTCCGCCCCGGCCAGC
This region includes:
- a CDS encoding DUF6457 domain-containing protein, which translates into the protein MTVMDDWVTAACAELGLDPGEVSVPVVLDLARDVAHQVLRPGAPVTAYLLGVAVGRGADPAAAAARLSELAGTWPVELGGTAPAE